One stretch of Lucilia cuprina isolate Lc7/37 chromosome 6, ASM2204524v1, whole genome shotgun sequence DNA includes these proteins:
- the LOC111674607 gene encoding putative nuclease HARBI1, whose product MNPQKALSLLMALKQLKDLMDLSDDELRTTERRVWINPTLAKRKTHNIEARLLADVLWEETGYQKYSQLNIDDFEKIHDMIQPKIQKQDTVMRVAITSRIRLAITLRYLGTGDSLRALEVNSHISRKTMSKFLPEVLSAIIECLESKYLKLPSTKNEWLEVANDFEELWQFPHTLGAIDGKHIRIKTTGQSTPEYFNNKGYCSIVLFALVDAHSKFLYVDISKGGRDFDDAVFKNSTLNEWLKKEKLKVPADRELKGQLVKTPYYFIADDIFNFERHVMKAYNSNINLLNSQQVFNERLRHALTSVEIAFSKLAARFGILCRPIEVSLDTCDSLVRACCILHNYLSKDLTEPYSFEITTKELPETMSSLPPQCHERVKNAKEVRENIRKYLLTEEGAFNDK is encoded by the exons ATGAATCCACAAAAAGCTCTAAGCCTTTTAATGGCTTTAAAACAGTTAAAAGATTTAATGGATTTATCCGATGATGAGCTCAGAACAACGGAACGGCGTGTATGGATCAATCCAACATTGGCTAAAAGAAAAACTCATAATATAGAGGCGCGTCTTTTGGCGGATGTTTTATGGGAGGAAACTGGATATCAGAAGTATAGTCAGTTAAATATAGacgattttgaaaaaatacatgATATG attcaaccaaaaattcaaaaacaagaCACCGTTATGAGAGTTGCTATTACCAGCCGCATTCGTTTGGCAATTACACTACGTTATTTAGGTACCGGGGATTCATTGAGGGCATTGGAAGTTAATAGTCACATTTCAAGAAAAACCATGAGTAAATTTTTGCCCGAAGTTTTGAGTGCGATAATAGAATGTTtggaaagtaaatatttaaag ctACCGTCTACTAAAAACGAATGGCTTGAGGTGGCTAACGATTTTGAGGAGTTATGGCAGTTTCCACACACCCTAGGAGCAATAGACGGAAAACACATACGTATTAAAACTACTGGACAATCCACTCCCgaatatttcaataataaaggCTATTGTAGCATTGTTCTTTTTGCTCTTGTCGATGCCCatagcaaatttttatatgtagacATTAGTAAAGGTGGACGTGATTTCGATGATGccgtttttaaaaattcaactttAAATGAATggttgaaaaaagaaaagctaAAAGTACCTGCAGATAGAGAACTTAAAGGACAATTAGTCAAAACTCCCTATTATTTTATAGCTGATGATATTTTTAACTTTGAACGACACGTTATGAAGGCTTATAACAGTAATATAAATCTGTTAAATTCACAACAGGTTTTCAATGAGAGATTACGGCATGCTCTGACGTCAGTTGAGATAGCATTTAGTAAACTGGCAGCTAGGTTTGGCATTTTGTGTCGCCCTATTGAAGTAAGCTTAGACACGTGTGATTCATTGGTACGAGCATGCTGTATACTGCATAATTATTTATCCAAGGATTTGACAGAACCTTATTCATTTGAGATAACAACAAAAGAACTTCCAGAAACTATGTCCTCTTTACCGCCACAATGTCATGAACGTGTAAAAAATGCCAAAGAAGTAagagaaaatataagaaaatatctaCTTACGGAAGAAGGTGCTTTCaatgataaataa
- the LOC111674598 gene encoding sorting nexin-32 isoform X2, translated as MDLTTEEINNTAVGAAEENNTTVITTSAPLIGSGTATATTAVDDSELNSSSNLQRINSTPLLPPNTTPTTTTDVAQNNGGASVSAGSSESSSSVISATAMADDTLHVEISDALSEKDKVKFTVHTRTTLPGFSKPDNNVVRQHEEFVWLHDRFEENEEYAGYIIPPCPPRPDFDASREKLQRLGEGEGNMTKEEFRKMKTELEAEYLATFKKTVAMHEVFLRRLASHPVFRNDQHLKVFLEYDQDLCAKPRKKTAIFGGLVKSLGKTTDEILLGVTVHDVNDFFENEFQFLTEYNGHLREASLRTEKMTQRHKDVGECHQKISNALRQLSTAEKGTMETFCAKTADIFEKIKNLEVRVASDQDLKLGDTLRYYQRDSEAAKALLIRRLRCLAAYEATNRNLEKVRAKNKDIHAAEAAQAEACEKFETMSACGKEELVGFRNRRVQAFKRSLTELADLEIKHAKNQYEYLRQSLLALKEI; from the exons ATG GATTTAACAACAGAGGAAATTAATAATACTGCTGTTGGTGCTGCTGAAGAAAACAATACTACAGTAATAACAACGTCAGCACCTCTAATAGGCAGTGGTACAGCAACAGCGACAACTGCAGTTGATGATTCTGAACTTAATAGCAGCAGTAATCTTCAAAGAATAAATTCAACGCCCCTACTTCCTCCAAATAcgacaccaacaacaacaacagatgtGGCACAAAATAATGGTGGTGCTAGCGTTAGTGCTGGTTCATCTGAGTCATCGTCATCAGTCATATCAGCCACCGCCATGGCTGATGATACTTTGCATGTCGAAATTTCCGATGCCTTAAGTGAAAAGGATAAAGTTAAATTTACCGTACACACCCGCACCACCCTGCCGGGATTCTCTAAGCCGGATAATAATGTTGTGAGACAACATGAAGAATTTGTCTGGTTACACGATCGTTTCGAAGAAAATGAAGAATATGCTGGCTATATT aTACCACCTTGTCCCCCTAGACCAGATTTTGATGCTTCCCGCGAAAAATTACAACGTTTGGGAGAGGGTGAGGGTAATATGACAAAAGAGGAGtttagaaaaatgaaaacaGAATTGGAAGC CGAATATCTTGCTACCTTTAAGAAAACTGTTGCTATGCACGAAGTTTTCCTCAGACGTTTAGCCAGTCATCCCGTCTTTCGTAATGACcaacatttaaaagttttcttggaATATGATCAGGATTTGTGTGCAAAACCCCGTAAAAAGACAGCCATCTTTGGCGGTCTCGTCAAGTCACTGGGCAAAACCACCGATGAAATACTTTTAGGTGTAACCGTTCACGATGTCAATGATTTCTttgaaaatgaatttcaatttttaaccgAATACAATGGACACTTGCGTGAGGCCTCATTGCGTACGGAGAAAATGACACAACGTCATAAGGATGTGGGTGAGTGtcatcagaaaatttcgaatgCTTTAAGGCAATTATCCACCGCCGAAAAGGGTACAATGGAAACATTTTGCGCCAAGACTGCTGATATATTTGAGAAAATTAag AATCTGGAAGTGCGTGTAGCTAGCGATCAGGATTTAAAACTTGGCGATACATTGCGCTATTATCAGCGCGACAGCGAAGCAGCCAAAGCTTTACTTATACGTCGTTTACGTTGTTTAGCTGCCTATGAAGCCACTAATCGTAATTTGGAAAAAGTTCGtgctaaaaataaagatataCATGCG GCCGAAGCTGCCCAGGCTGAAGCATGTGAAAAATTCGAAACAATGTCAGCTTGCGGCAAGGAAGAGTTAGTGGGTTTTCGTAATCGTCGTGTTCAGGCTTTTAAGAGAAg tcTTACTGAATTAGCTGATTTGGAAATAAAACATGCCAAAAATCAATATGAATATTTACGTCAGTCCTTATTGGccttaaaggaaatttaa
- the LOC111674598 gene encoding sorting nexin-32 isoform X1, whose amino-acid sequence MDLTTEEINNTAVGAAEENNTTVITTSAPLIGSGTATATTAVDDSELNSSSNLQRINSTPLLPPNTTPTTTTDVAQNNGGASVSAGSSESSSSVISATAMADDTLHVEISDALSEKDKVKFTVHTRTTLPGFSKPDNNVVRQHEEFVWLHDRFEENEEYAGYIIPPCPPRPDFDASREKLQRLGEGEGNMTKEEFRKMKTELEAEYLATFKKTVAMHEVFLRRLASHPVFRNDQHLKVFLEYDQDLCAKPRKKTAIFGGLVKSLGKTTDEILLGVTVHDVNDFFENEFQFLTEYNGHLREASLRTEKMTQRHKDVGECHQKISNALRQLSTAEKGTMETFCAKTADIFEKIKNLEVRVASDQDLKLGDTLRYYQRDSEAAKALLIRRLRCLAAYEATNRNLEKVRAKNKDIHAPLEVQEAEAAQAEACEKFETMSACGKEELVGFRNRRVQAFKRSLTELADLEIKHAKNQYEYLRQSLLALKEI is encoded by the exons ATG GATTTAACAACAGAGGAAATTAATAATACTGCTGTTGGTGCTGCTGAAGAAAACAATACTACAGTAATAACAACGTCAGCACCTCTAATAGGCAGTGGTACAGCAACAGCGACAACTGCAGTTGATGATTCTGAACTTAATAGCAGCAGTAATCTTCAAAGAATAAATTCAACGCCCCTACTTCCTCCAAATAcgacaccaacaacaacaacagatgtGGCACAAAATAATGGTGGTGCTAGCGTTAGTGCTGGTTCATCTGAGTCATCGTCATCAGTCATATCAGCCACCGCCATGGCTGATGATACTTTGCATGTCGAAATTTCCGATGCCTTAAGTGAAAAGGATAAAGTTAAATTTACCGTACACACCCGCACCACCCTGCCGGGATTCTCTAAGCCGGATAATAATGTTGTGAGACAACATGAAGAATTTGTCTGGTTACACGATCGTTTCGAAGAAAATGAAGAATATGCTGGCTATATT aTACCACCTTGTCCCCCTAGACCAGATTTTGATGCTTCCCGCGAAAAATTACAACGTTTGGGAGAGGGTGAGGGTAATATGACAAAAGAGGAGtttagaaaaatgaaaacaGAATTGGAAGC CGAATATCTTGCTACCTTTAAGAAAACTGTTGCTATGCACGAAGTTTTCCTCAGACGTTTAGCCAGTCATCCCGTCTTTCGTAATGACcaacatttaaaagttttcttggaATATGATCAGGATTTGTGTGCAAAACCCCGTAAAAAGACAGCCATCTTTGGCGGTCTCGTCAAGTCACTGGGCAAAACCACCGATGAAATACTTTTAGGTGTAACCGTTCACGATGTCAATGATTTCTttgaaaatgaatttcaatttttaaccgAATACAATGGACACTTGCGTGAGGCCTCATTGCGTACGGAGAAAATGACACAACGTCATAAGGATGTGGGTGAGTGtcatcagaaaatttcgaatgCTTTAAGGCAATTATCCACCGCCGAAAAGGGTACAATGGAAACATTTTGCGCCAAGACTGCTGATATATTTGAGAAAATTAag AATCTGGAAGTGCGTGTAGCTAGCGATCAGGATTTAAAACTTGGCGATACATTGCGCTATTATCAGCGCGACAGCGAAGCAGCCAAAGCTTTACTTATACGTCGTTTACGTTGTTTAGCTGCCTATGAAGCCACTAATCGTAATTTGGAAAAAGTTCGtgctaaaaataaagatataCATGCG CCTTTGGAAGTTCAAGAG GCCGAAGCTGCCCAGGCTGAAGCATGTGAAAAATTCGAAACAATGTCAGCTTGCGGCAAGGAAGAGTTAGTGGGTTTTCGTAATCGTCGTGTTCAGGCTTTTAAGAGAAg tcTTACTGAATTAGCTGATTTGGAAATAAAACATGCCAAAAATCAATATGAATATTTACGTCAGTCCTTATTGGccttaaaggaaatttaa